ATACAGCACGGTTTCGATGCTTTTGAGACGAACAACAATATCGAGTAAGGCGTACAACAAGAACAGCGCACCGCTTAAAAAAAGCATAAAACCTATGATAGTACCGCTGGTTTGCAAGGGATCTTGATCCGATCGCCTTCGGTTAATCAAAGGTAAGTTGTTACGCATTAGTTTCCCCTAGTGACTTGTATATTATTTATACTACGACACTACACTTTTAGATTATGTTCAATAAATATTCAAACTCTCTGTATTAACTCATTTTTAAACGCACTAAAGATTGCGTTTTTGCGCAATACCCTCATAAAGTAAGAGGTATAGAAAAATATTGCTTTTAGAACATTGTGAAAACGCCACTTATTACCCGCAAAGGTTACTTAAAACTTAAGCAAGAACTCGACTTTCTATGGCGAGAGGAACGGCCAGAGATAACACGCAAAGTAACGTGGGCAGCTAGCCTAGGAGATCGCAGTGAAAATGCCGACTACCAATACAACAAGAAGAAGCTACGCGAAATAGACCGCCGTGTGCGCTATTTGCGTAAATGTCTAGAGAACCTGAAGGTTGTAGATTACGACTCACAGCAAGAAGGCAAAGTCTTTTTCGGCGCATGGGTAGAGATTGAAAACGAGAGCGGCAAAGTGATGGAACTGCGTCTTGTTGGTTACGATGAAATATTCGGCCGCAAAGACTATATCTCTATCGATTCGCCCATGGCGCGCGCGTTGGTTGGAAAAGAAGAAGATGATGAATTTACGGTTAAAACTGAAACCGGAACCAAAGAATGGTGGATCAACCGAATTTGGTATGACCCTACCGACAAGCTATAAGCCACCTTGTGTAACGTAGATATGACAATCTCTTTGGCTACGCGCCTTTCAAAGCAATAATGATCAGACGACTTATACTAAACCGCGGTGCTATACTCACCGCTC
The DNA window shown above is from Alteromonas sp. KC3 and carries:
- the greB gene encoding transcription elongation factor GreB, whose translation is MKTPLITRKGYLKLKQELDFLWREERPEITRKVTWAASLGDRSENADYQYNKKKLREIDRRVRYLRKCLENLKVVDYDSQQEGKVFFGAWVEIENESGKVMELRLVGYDEIFGRKDYISIDSPMARALVGKEEDDEFTVKTETGTKEWWINRIWYDPTDKL